The following are encoded together in the Phenylobacterium sp. NIBR 498073 genome:
- a CDS encoding DUF885 family protein has protein sequence MLNRRHLLAATASAASLGALPARARTAEAPAPALALYDQIFEGMLAADPLNASGLGLDKDARAPLKSRVGDRSQAGRMGSFQPLIDARPALKAIDRSQLSGRAVTEYDTVSWYADRCAEGARFAFVGVDSYDYPVPYVLSQLTGCYQKVPDALDTKHVIETKADADAYLARLNDFAKAMNDETARTKENAAQGLVPPDFILDKALAQMNALAAQKGETSGLAASLGRRAADKGLGTDWGAKAAAIVDGPVAQALGQQIELLSAQRRTAVHDATVSRQQITAAYYEYALRFHTTTDLTPDAAHKIGLEQVADLTARLDPLLKAQGLTQGTVAARLDAFAKDPAQFYPNTDAGREALLAELNRQMAAVKAAAPKVFNTIPKGGMEIRRVPPAIEIGAPRGYAESGSLDGSRPGTYYINLRDTTEWAKWALPTLTYHEAVPGHLFHGALVQEAGASPMLFKNIGFTAYGEGWGLYAEQLGDELGMYDAYPAGRIGWLQSFLYRAARIVLDTGIHGKGWSREQAIAYMRDTVGLPMGAAENEIDRYVVWPGQACGYKIGHTEIDRLRTRAKSALGPKFDIKGFHDAVLLGGSLPLAVLERVVDQWTVSQR, from the coding sequence ATGCTCAATCGTCGCCACCTGCTCGCCGCCACGGCCAGCGCTGCGAGCCTCGGAGCTCTGCCCGCCCGCGCCAGGACCGCCGAGGCCCCGGCTCCGGCGCTCGCCCTCTACGACCAGATCTTCGAAGGCATGCTGGCCGCCGACCCGCTCAACGCCTCGGGTCTGGGCCTCGACAAGGACGCCCGCGCGCCGCTGAAGTCCCGGGTCGGCGACCGTTCCCAGGCCGGTCGGATGGGTTCGTTCCAGCCGCTGATCGACGCCCGCCCGGCGCTGAAGGCGATCGACCGCTCACAGCTCTCGGGCCGCGCCGTCACCGAGTACGACACCGTCAGCTGGTACGCCGACCGCTGCGCCGAGGGCGCGCGCTTCGCCTTCGTCGGGGTCGACTCCTATGACTATCCGGTTCCCTATGTGCTCAGCCAGCTGACCGGCTGCTACCAGAAGGTCCCCGACGCCCTCGACACCAAGCATGTGATCGAGACCAAGGCCGACGCCGACGCCTACCTCGCGCGGCTCAACGACTTCGCCAAGGCGATGAACGACGAGACCGCTCGGACCAAAGAGAACGCCGCCCAGGGCCTCGTGCCCCCGGACTTCATTCTCGACAAGGCCCTGGCCCAGATGAACGCCCTGGCCGCGCAGAAGGGCGAGACTTCGGGCCTGGCGGCCTCGCTCGGCCGCCGCGCTGCCGACAAAGGGCTGGGAACCGATTGGGGCGCCAAGGCCGCCGCCATCGTCGACGGTCCCGTCGCCCAGGCCCTTGGCCAGCAGATCGAGCTGCTGAGCGCCCAGCGCCGCACCGCCGTGCATGACGCCACCGTCTCACGCCAGCAGATCACGGCTGCCTATTACGAGTACGCGCTTCGCTTCCACACCACGACCGACCTGACGCCCGACGCCGCCCACAAGATCGGCCTGGAGCAGGTCGCCGACCTCACCGCCCGCCTCGACCCGCTGCTGAAGGCCCAGGGCCTGACCCAGGGCACGGTCGCCGCCCGCCTCGACGCCTTCGCCAAGGATCCGGCCCAGTTCTACCCGAACACCGACGCCGGCCGCGAAGCCCTACTGGCCGAGCTCAACCGCCAGATGGCCGCCGTGAAAGCCGCCGCGCCGAAGGTGTTCAACACCATCCCCAAGGGCGGGATGGAAATCCGCCGCGTGCCGCCGGCCATCGAGATCGGCGCCCCGCGCGGCTATGCCGAAAGCGGCTCGCTCGACGGCTCGCGGCCGGGCACCTACTACATCAACCTGCGCGACACGACCGAGTGGGCGAAGTGGGCGCTGCCCACCCTCACCTATCACGAGGCGGTGCCCGGCCACTTGTTCCACGGCGCCCTGGTCCAGGAGGCCGGCGCCTCTCCGATGCTGTTCAAGAACATCGGCTTCACCGCCTATGGCGAGGGCTGGGGGCTCTACGCAGAGCAGCTCGGCGACGAGCTGGGGATGTACGACGCTTATCCGGCCGGCCGCATCGGCTGGCTGCAGTCGTTCCTCTACCGCGCCGCCCGGATCGTCCTGGACACCGGCATCCACGGCAAGGGCTGGAGCCGCGAGCAGGCCATCGCCTACATGCGCGACACCGTCGGCCTGCCCATGGGCGCAGCCGAAAACGAGATCGACCGCTACGTGGTCTGGCCGGGCCAGGCCTGCGGCTACAAGATCGGCCATACGGAGATCGACCGCCTGCGCACCCGGGCCAAGTCGGCCCTCGGCCCGAAGTTCGACATCAAGGGCTTCCATGACGCGGTGCTGCTCGGCGGCTCGCTGCCGCTGGCGGTGCTGGAACGTGTGGTCGACCAGTGGACGGTGTCCCAACGCTGA
- the pdxA gene encoding 4-hydroxythreonine-4-phosphate dehydrogenase PdxA has protein sequence MTPPDQPPLALTLGDPAGVGPEIVVKAWNQLRREGPAFMVVGDAQSVASASGASMRTVRRVTTPKEAVAVFGEALPVLDIPLRSPVIAGQPSPTAAPAIIRWIETAVGLALSGAVSGVVTAPIAKAPLYAAGFGFPGHTEFLGELTAGAAYDGARGPIMMLAVPGLRTTLVTVHEPISKVGALLSVEAIVNAGLVTAQAMRRDFGVAEPRLAVAGLNPHAGEDGTIGREDVEIIAPAVAALRAQGVAASGPTPADSLFHEAARARFDAAVCMYHDQALIPVKMLDFWGGVNVTLGLPIVRTSPDHGTAFDIAGRGLARPDSLIAAIRMAAEIAGHRAA, from the coding sequence GTGACCCCGCCCGACCAGCCGCCGCTCGCCCTGACCCTGGGCGACCCCGCCGGGGTCGGTCCGGAGATCGTCGTGAAGGCCTGGAACCAGCTGCGGCGCGAGGGCCCCGCCTTCATGGTGGTCGGCGACGCGCAATCGGTGGCTTCGGCGTCGGGCGCCAGCATGCGAACCGTCCGTCGGGTGACCACGCCCAAGGAGGCCGTCGCGGTGTTCGGCGAGGCTCTGCCGGTGTTGGACATTCCGCTGCGCAGCCCGGTCATCGCCGGTCAGCCGTCCCCGACCGCGGCGCCGGCCATCATCCGCTGGATCGAGACCGCGGTCGGGCTGGCCCTGTCGGGCGCGGTCAGCGGCGTCGTGACCGCCCCGATCGCCAAGGCGCCGCTCTACGCGGCCGGCTTCGGGTTTCCGGGTCATACCGAATTCCTCGGCGAACTGACCGCCGGCGCGGCCTATGACGGCGCGCGGGGCCCGATCATGATGCTGGCCGTACCCGGCCTGCGCACCACGCTGGTCACCGTCCACGAACCGATCTCCAAGGTCGGAGCCCTGCTTAGCGTCGAGGCGATCGTGAACGCCGGTCTCGTCACCGCCCAGGCCATGCGCCGCGACTTCGGCGTCGCCGAGCCGCGGCTGGCGGTGGCCGGGCTCAACCCCCACGCCGGCGAGGACGGGACCATCGGCCGCGAGGATGTCGAGATCATCGCGCCCGCAGTGGCGGCCCTGCGCGCCCAAGGCGTCGCCGCCAGCGGCCCGACCCCCGCCGACAGCCTGTTCCACGAGGCCGCCCGCGCCCGTTTCGACGCCGCGGTCTGCATGTACCACGACCAGGCGCTGATCCCGGTGAAGATGCTGGACTTCTGGGGCGGCGTGAACGTCACCCTCGGCCTGCCGATCGTTCGCACCTCGCCCGATCACGGCACGGCGTTCGATATCGCCGGACGCGGCCTCGCCCGTCCCGACAGCCTGATCGCAGCCATCCGTATGGCCGCCGAGATCGCAGGCCACCGCGCCGCCTGA
- a CDS encoding peptidylprolyl isomerase: MIRARKVTGLAARGVALAAAFAAAAAPQYAFAQDPAAAPAAATPAPAAPRGLSESVAAVVNDDIISTYDLAQRMRLLIATSGIQPTQQNIAQFQREALVSLVDERLQIQELRRQEKEQKISLIADSAEVDEELTDMARNNNMSLEQFTNSLAGQGIGVATLRDQVRAQVSWQRWIRGRYGSRLRVGEDQVKAVQQRMAAAASKPQYQISEVFIDANRVGGMDTAVNGATQLIAQMQQGAPFPAVARQFSASATAANGGDAGWVTAGEMAPEVDAALDQMRPGQLSQPIAVRDGVYIIFLRDKRSGASASVVHLKQAAVALPQSATDAQVAAATATLETVRGQVTGCGDIEAKAGRVNGVVAGDLGETEIKDLAPAFRQAIESLEAGQVSGPIRTNAGLHILAVCSKRAGGAESLTTEQIESRLYGQQLSMIARRYMRDLRTSATIETR; the protein is encoded by the coding sequence ATGATCCGCGCGCGTAAAGTCACGGGCCTTGCGGCGCGCGGCGTCGCCTTGGCCGCCGCCTTCGCCGCTGCTGCGGCTCCGCAGTACGCGTTCGCTCAGGACCCCGCCGCGGCCCCGGCCGCGGCTACGCCGGCGCCCGCCGCGCCGCGCGGCCTGTCGGAATCGGTCGCCGCGGTCGTCAACGACGACATCATCTCGACCTACGATCTGGCTCAACGGATGCGGCTGCTGATCGCCACCTCGGGCATCCAGCCGACGCAGCAGAACATCGCCCAGTTCCAGCGCGAGGCCCTGGTCTCGCTGGTGGACGAGCGCCTGCAGATCCAGGAGCTCCGCCGCCAGGAGAAGGAGCAGAAGATTTCGCTCATCGCCGACTCCGCCGAGGTCGACGAAGAGCTGACCGACATGGCCCGCAACAACAACATGTCGCTCGAGCAATTCACCAATTCGCTTGCCGGCCAGGGCATCGGCGTCGCCACCCTGCGCGACCAGGTCCGCGCCCAGGTCAGCTGGCAGCGCTGGATCCGCGGCCGCTACGGCTCGCGCCTGCGGGTCGGCGAGGACCAGGTCAAGGCCGTGCAGCAGCGCATGGCCGCCGCCGCCTCCAAGCCTCAGTACCAGATCAGCGAAGTGTTCATCGACGCCAACCGCGTCGGCGGCATGGACACCGCCGTCAACGGCGCCACTCAGCTGATCGCCCAGATGCAGCAGGGCGCGCCCTTCCCGGCCGTCGCCCGCCAGTTCTCGGCCTCGGCGACCGCGGCCAACGGCGGCGACGCCGGCTGGGTGACCGCCGGCGAGATGGCCCCCGAGGTCGACGCTGCGCTCGACCAGATGCGCCCCGGCCAGCTGTCGCAGCCGATCGCCGTGCGCGACGGGGTCTATATCATCTTCCTGCGCGATAAGCGCTCGGGCGCCAGCGCCTCGGTCGTCCACCTGAAGCAGGCCGCCGTCGCGCTGCCGCAAAGCGCGACCGACGCCCAGGTCGCGGCCGCCACCGCCACGCTCGAAACCGTCCGCGGCCAGGTCACCGGCTGCGGCGACATCGAGGCCAAGGCCGGACGCGTCAACGGCGTGGTCGCCGGCGACCTCGGCGAGACCGAGATCAAGGACCTTGCGCCGGCCTTCCGCCAGGCGATCGAGAGCCTGGAGGCCGGCCAGGTCTCCGGCCCGATCCGCACCAACGCCGGCCTCCATATCCTGGCGGTCTGCAGCAAGCGGGCCGGCGGCGCCGAGAGCCTGACGACCGAGCAGATCGAGAGCCGGCTCTACGGCCAGCAGCTCAGCATGATCGCTCGTCGCTACATGCGCGACCTGCGGACGTCGGCGACGATCGAGACCCGGTGA
- a CDS encoding LPS-assembly protein LptD, which produces MSLGRRSASAKRGLLAGAALMVFCGAAQAQEAARAAPPSPDGLAPGQLYMEADLVIRDDKNKITTAKGEVEVRYQGRTLHAQELIYDEAKGLIRARGDTSIINADGSVQYADEIVLDDEMKAGVATGFSSRLQQNVKMAAASAVHRSDTVNELNRAIYTPCDICAPDTKAAKSPTWSIKADKVVQDKQRQLVYYRNAVIQVKGVPLIYLPIFWHPDPQAERKSGLMPPEISFSDRRGVSYEQPYLFVLSPSADLTLSPQINTKVNPLLNGKLRKRFYSGGLEARFGYTYDDDIGAPQGQSGDETSRSYILASGAFAINDKWRWGFTAERTSDDLLFDKYDIGGVYEARGPYVADDRRLISQVYTIREDQRSYFSAAAFTIQGLRPDDNDRTFPIVAPLIESRWEAEPAVMGGRLRVRASAVALTRDQSPLNAPPQRLDGLDSARATGEVDWRTTFVTKAGIVVSPYVQARVDAYSIDDNLQGMVSNGSRSDSLMRGLGVAGADVSYPFFKRYKSFTAVLEPIVQVALSPDVKQVVLGYDASGAPVYLNEDSLAFEFDETNLFRPNKFPGYDLYEDGLRANVGGRASILWDDGRRASLLIGRSLRTEDNDVFSAASGLRSQSSDWIVAASAEPVRGLSLFTRARLDSEDFDIARAEAGANVNSKWGFGYVRYLRDRSSPVATDPNGRVENFDLGGEVYLTKNWSLTAYGNRDLQADAWVVRDIGVAYRDECLRLDVYYRREDAIGNRLGATESVGFRLTLATLGEPIYGN; this is translated from the coding sequence ATGAGTCTCGGCAGGCGTTCAGCCTCAGCCAAGCGCGGCCTGCTTGCGGGCGCGGCGCTGATGGTGTTCTGCGGCGCGGCCCAGGCGCAGGAGGCGGCGCGCGCCGCCCCGCCCTCGCCCGACGGCCTGGCGCCTGGCCAGCTCTACATGGAAGCCGACCTTGTCATCCGTGACGACAAGAACAAGATCACCACGGCCAAGGGCGAGGTCGAGGTCCGCTATCAGGGCCGCACCCTGCATGCCCAGGAGCTGATCTACGACGAGGCCAAGGGCCTGATCCGGGCGCGCGGCGACACCTCGATCATCAACGCCGACGGCTCGGTGCAATACGCCGACGAGATCGTGCTCGACGACGAGATGAAGGCCGGCGTCGCGACCGGGTTCTCATCGCGCCTGCAGCAGAACGTGAAGATGGCCGCCGCCAGCGCCGTCCACCGCTCCGACACCGTCAATGAGCTGAACCGCGCGATCTACACCCCGTGCGACATCTGCGCGCCCGACACCAAGGCCGCCAAGTCGCCGACCTGGTCGATCAAGGCCGACAAGGTGGTGCAGGATAAGCAGCGCCAGCTCGTCTACTACCGGAACGCCGTTATCCAGGTGAAGGGCGTGCCGCTGATCTACCTGCCGATCTTCTGGCATCCCGACCCGCAGGCCGAGCGCAAGTCCGGCCTGATGCCGCCGGAAATATCGTTCTCGGATCGCCGCGGGGTGTCGTACGAACAGCCGTATCTCTTCGTGCTGTCGCCGTCTGCGGATTTGACGCTAAGCCCTCAAATCAACACGAAAGTTAACCCCCTACTTAATGGCAAACTGCGCAAGCGGTTCTACTCCGGCGGGCTCGAGGCGCGGTTCGGCTACACCTATGACGACGACATCGGCGCCCCCCAGGGGCAGAGCGGCGACGAGACTTCGCGCAGCTACATCCTGGCGTCCGGCGCCTTCGCCATCAACGACAAGTGGCGCTGGGGCTTCACCGCCGAACGGACCTCGGACGACCTGCTGTTCGACAAGTACGACATCGGCGGCGTCTACGAGGCGCGCGGTCCCTATGTCGCCGACGACCGCCGCCTGATCAGTCAGGTCTACACGATCCGCGAGGATCAACGCTCGTACTTCTCGGCCGCCGCCTTCACCATCCAGGGCCTGCGTCCGGACGACAACGACCGGACCTTCCCGATCGTCGCGCCGTTGATCGAATCCCGGTGGGAGGCCGAACCGGCCGTGATGGGCGGCCGCCTGCGCGTCCGCGCCAGCGCCGTGGCCCTGACCCGTGATCAGTCTCCGCTGAACGCGCCGCCGCAGCGCCTCGACGGCCTCGACAGCGCCCGCGCCACCGGCGAGGTCGACTGGCGCACGACCTTCGTCACCAAGGCCGGCATCGTGGTGTCGCCCTACGTGCAGGCCCGGGTCGACGCCTACTCGATCGACGACAACCTGCAGGGCATGGTGTCGAACGGCTCGCGCTCGGACAGCCTGATGCGCGGCCTGGGCGTCGCCGGCGCTGATGTCAGCTATCCTTTCTTCAAGCGTTACAAGAGCTTCACGGCAGTTCTTGAGCCGATCGTTCAGGTTGCGCTTTCACCCGATGTCAAACAGGTCGTGCTCGGCTATGACGCCTCGGGCGCGCCGGTCTATCTCAACGAGGACAGCCTCGCCTTCGAGTTCGACGAGACGAACCTCTTCCGTCCGAACAAGTTCCCCGGCTACGACCTCTACGAAGACGGGCTGCGGGCCAATGTCGGTGGACGGGCCTCGATCCTGTGGGACGACGGCCGGCGCGCCAGCCTGCTGATCGGCCGCTCGCTGCGCACGGAGGACAACGACGTCTTTTCCGCGGCCAGCGGCCTGCGCTCCCAGTCGTCCGACTGGATCGTCGCGGCCTCGGCCGAGCCGGTCCGCGGGCTGTCCCTGTTCACCCGCGCCCGGCTTGATTCCGAGGATTTCGACATCGCCCGCGCCGAGGCCGGGGCCAACGTCAATTCCAAGTGGGGCTTCGGCTACGTCCGATATCTGCGCGATCGCTCCAGCCCGGTCGCCACCGACCCCAACGGCCGGGTCGAGAACTTCGATCTCGGCGGCGAGGTCTACCTGACCAAGAACTGGTCGCTAACCGCCTACGGCAACCGCGATCTGCAGGCCGACGCCTGGGTCGTCCGCGACATCGGGGTGGCCTATCGCGACGAATGCCTGCGCTTGGACGTCTACTATCGACGCGAAGACGCCATCGGTAATCGCCTGGGCGCGACGGAGTCCGTCGGGTTCCGCCTAACCCTCGCCACATTGGGCGAACCGATATATGGCAACTGA
- a CDS encoding LptF/LptG family permease, translated as MIGAGKLERYVMGRTLAGVGAALAVISAVIILVSFVNLSREVAVRADVGVAQLFGLTLLQAPSVVLMLLPFVFLFGGIAAYVGLNRRSELVAMRAAGVSAWRFILPSAAVAFLIGVAVVLVFNPLAAAFSARYEADRANLMENYLTDAPKEVWLRQGDERTQMVIHAKQRDTEQGRVRLRSVSVFVYQKDRGGRPEFKRRLEAAEAQLYPGYWKLTDVREASAGESSVRSDSLSIRSTLDAESAMERYAAPESVAFWRLPDAIRLTEQAGFSGNGYRLRFQQLLATPVLFAAMSILAAAFSLRLARLGGLAGLAGAGVGLGFVVFFFNEFSGALAGADIIPLFAAAWAPPLVALLSGLALLCYTEDG; from the coding sequence ATGATCGGCGCCGGCAAGCTCGAACGCTATGTGATGGGGCGCACCCTGGCTGGGGTCGGCGCGGCCCTGGCGGTGATCTCGGCGGTGATCATCCTGGTCTCCTTCGTCAACCTCTCGCGGGAAGTGGCTGTGCGCGCCGACGTCGGCGTCGCCCAGCTGTTCGGCCTGACCCTCCTACAGGCGCCGTCGGTAGTGCTGATGCTGCTGCCGTTCGTGTTTCTGTTCGGCGGCATCGCAGCCTATGTCGGGCTGAACCGGCGCTCGGAGCTGGTCGCCATGCGGGCGGCCGGGGTCTCGGCCTGGCGGTTCATCCTGCCGTCGGCGGCCGTGGCCTTCCTGATCGGCGTGGCCGTGGTGCTGGTGTTCAACCCGCTGGCGGCCGCCTTCAGCGCCCGGTACGAGGCCGATCGCGCCAACCTGATGGAAAACTACCTGACCGACGCGCCCAAGGAGGTCTGGCTGCGCCAGGGCGACGAACGGACCCAGATGGTCATTCACGCCAAGCAGCGAGACACCGAGCAGGGCCGCGTGCGCCTGCGCTCGGTCTCGGTCTTCGTCTACCAGAAGGACCGCGGCGGCCGCCCCGAGTTCAAGCGCCGGCTGGAAGCGGCCGAGGCCCAGCTCTATCCGGGCTACTGGAAGCTCACCGACGTGCGCGAGGCCAGCGCGGGCGAAAGCTCCGTGCGCTCCGACTCGCTGTCGATCCGCTCCACGCTCGACGCGGAATCGGCCATGGAACGGTACGCCGCGCCGGAGTCGGTGGCCTTCTGGCGTCTGCCCGACGCCATCCGCCTGACCGAGCAGGCCGGTTTCTCCGGCAACGGCTACCGGCTTCGGTTCCAGCAGTTGCTCGCCACGCCGGTGCTGTTCGCCGCCATGTCGATCCTGGCGGCGGCCTTCTCGCTGCGGCTGGCGCGGCTGGGCGGTCTGGCGGGCCTGGCCGGCGCGGGCGTCGGTCTCGGTTTCGTGGTCTTCTTCTTCAACGAGTTCTCGGGCGCGCTGGCCGGCGCCGACATCATCCCGCTGTTCGCGGCCGCCTGGGCGCCGCCGTTGGTGGCGCTGCTGTCAGGCCTTGCGCTGCTCTGCTACACCGAAGACGGTTGA
- the lptF gene encoding LPS export ABC transporter permease LptF, with the protein MLLIDRYLLRQLLGPTVLATGALAAVALLSQSLSALDLIVGQRQSAVVFAKVTLLAMPQLINMVLPIAVFVAALVSLNRLHTEQEIVVCFAGGMSRWRVISPGLRLAAMIALLALVMNLWIQPLAAREMRETLFEVRTDLASTLIREGEFTNPAPGLTVYAQSVDATGLIHNLFIHQEKDGGGATTYTADEGRLEKRNGKPVLAMHRGSMQEFDKADVLNYLTFDDYPYELAPFMRSDELIHFKPSDRYLHELLFPDLTQDWEKRNQLKLLAEGHNRIASPLYNIALMALAFAAIIGGGFSRMGYGRRIAIMSAVAVGFRILGFVVQAASEEAAWLNVLQYAVPVAAIYVGLRGVFREKVSRFIDMRLKPHRISRHGEAAA; encoded by the coding sequence ATGCTGCTGATCGACCGTTATTTGCTCCGCCAGCTCCTCGGACCGACCGTGCTCGCCACGGGCGCGCTGGCGGCTGTCGCCCTGCTGTCGCAGAGCCTGTCGGCGCTGGACCTCATCGTCGGCCAGCGGCAAAGCGCCGTCGTCTTCGCGAAGGTGACGCTGCTGGCCATGCCGCAGCTGATCAACATGGTGCTGCCGATCGCCGTGTTCGTCGCCGCCCTGGTGTCGCTCAATCGCCTGCACACCGAGCAGGAAATCGTAGTCTGCTTCGCCGGCGGGATGAGCCGCTGGCGGGTGATCTCGCCCGGCCTGCGGCTGGCCGCGATGATCGCATTGCTGGCCCTGGTCATGAACCTCTGGATCCAGCCGCTGGCGGCGCGCGAGATGCGCGAGACCCTGTTCGAGGTCCGCACGGACCTCGCCTCGACGCTGATCCGAGAGGGCGAGTTCACCAATCCGGCCCCCGGCCTCACCGTCTACGCCCAGTCGGTCGACGCCACCGGCCTGATCCACAACCTGTTCATCCATCAGGAAAAGGACGGCGGCGGCGCCACCACGTACACCGCCGACGAAGGCCGGCTTGAGAAGCGCAACGGCAAGCCGGTCCTGGCCATGCATCGCGGCTCCATGCAGGAGTTCGACAAGGCCGACGTCCTCAACTACCTGACCTTCGACGACTATCCGTATGAACTGGCCCCGTTCATGCGCAGCGACGAGCTGATCCACTTCAAGCCGTCGGACCGCTATCTGCACGAACTGCTGTTCCCCGACCTCACCCAGGACTGGGAAAAGCGCAACCAGCTCAAGCTGCTGGCCGAAGGTCATAACCGCATCGCCAGCCCGCTCTACAACATCGCCCTGATGGCCCTGGCCTTCGCCGCCATCATCGGCGGCGGCTTCAGCCGCATGGGCTATGGCCGGCGCATCGCGATCATGAGCGCCGTGGCGGTCGGCTTCCGCATCCTTGGCTTCGTCGTCCAGGCCGCCTCCGAAGAGGCCGCCTGGCTGAACGTCCTGCAATACGCGGTGCCGGTCGCTGCGATCTATGTCGGCCTGCGCGGCGTCTTCCGCGAAAAGGTCTCGCGTTTCATCGATATGCGCCTGAAACCTCACCGGATCAGCCGTCACGGGGAGGCCGCCGCATGA
- a CDS encoding leucyl aminopeptidase — protein sequence MEIEFIAAGAALPEKSALALVVFEGAVLDGAAGQADAQAGGALARAASAQRFTGAKGQVLDVLGAAGGAGRILLVGAGKKDGFDDVGAEHAAASAYNAVKTSGLTTLRVELPAGGSAAHAALGVRLAAYRFDRYRTKEPADKKPSIAKTQVVAADADKALAAFAPLAALADAVAFSRDLVSEPPNVLYPAEFARRVKALESLGLEVEILGEAEMEKLGMGSLLGVGQGSTRESQLAVIKWYGAADKSAQPIAFVGKGVCFDTGGISIKPADGMEDMKWDMGGAGAVAGLMHVLAGRKAKVNAIGILGLVENMPDGNAQRPGDVVTSMSGQTIEIINTDAEGRLVLADAIWYCQDRFKPKFMVDLATLTGAIIISLGNDYAGLFSNNDELSANLLAASGAEGEPLWRMPLPAQYDKNIDSMIADMKNTGGRPGGSITAALFIQRFVNNVPWAHLDIASTAWKKPSTVPTIPDGATGFGVRLLNRMVQDKYEG from the coding sequence ATGGAGATCGAGTTCATCGCGGCTGGCGCGGCGCTTCCCGAAAAAAGCGCCCTGGCCTTGGTGGTGTTCGAGGGCGCGGTGCTGGACGGCGCGGCCGGCCAGGCCGACGCCCAGGCCGGCGGAGCCCTGGCGCGCGCGGCGTCGGCGCAGCGGTTCACAGGCGCGAAGGGCCAGGTCCTGGACGTGCTGGGCGCGGCGGGCGGGGCGGGCCGCATCCTGCTGGTCGGCGCGGGCAAGAAGGACGGCTTTGACGACGTCGGCGCCGAGCACGCAGCGGCCAGCGCCTACAATGCGGTCAAGACTTCCGGGCTGACGACCCTGCGCGTGGAGCTGCCGGCCGGCGGCTCGGCGGCGCATGCGGCCCTGGGCGTGCGGCTCGCCGCCTACCGCTTCGACCGCTACCGGACCAAGGAGCCGGCGGACAAGAAGCCGTCGATCGCCAAGACCCAGGTCGTCGCGGCGGACGCCGACAAGGCGCTGGCCGCCTTCGCGCCGCTCGCCGCCCTGGCCGACGCGGTGGCGTTCTCGCGCGATCTGGTCTCCGAGCCGCCGAACGTGCTTTACCCCGCCGAGTTCGCGCGTCGCGTGAAGGCGCTGGAGAGCCTGGGCCTCGAAGTCGAGATCCTCGGCGAGGCCGAGATGGAAAAGCTCGGCATGGGCAGCCTGCTGGGCGTCGGGCAGGGGAGCACCCGTGAGAGCCAGCTGGCGGTCATCAAGTGGTACGGCGCGGCCGACAAGTCGGCCCAGCCGATCGCCTTCGTCGGCAAGGGCGTCTGCTTCGACACCGGCGGCATCTCGATCAAGCCGGCCGACGGCATGGAAGACATGAAGTGGGACATGGGCGGCGCCGGCGCCGTTGCGGGCCTCATGCACGTGCTGGCCGGCCGCAAGGCCAAGGTCAACGCCATCGGCATCCTCGGCCTGGTCGAGAACATGCCCGACGGCAACGCCCAGCGGCCGGGCGACGTGGTCACCTCGATGTCGGGACAGACCATCGAGATCATCAATACCGACGCCGAAGGCCGCCTCGTTCTGGCCGACGCCATCTGGTACTGCCAGGACCGCTTCAAGCCGAAGTTCATGGTCGACCTGGCCACGCTGACCGGCGCGATCATCATCAGCCTCGGCAACGACTATGCCGGCCTGTTCTCGAACAACGACGAACTGTCGGCTAACCTGCTGGCGGCCTCGGGCGCCGAGGGCGAGCCGCTGTGGCGCATGCCGCTGCCGGCCCAGTACGACAAGAACATCGACTCGATGATCGCCGACATGAAGAACACCGGCGGCCGTCCGGGCGGTTCGATCACGGCGGCGCTGTTCATCCAGCGCTTCGTCAACAACGTGCCGTGGGCGCACCTGGATATCGCCTCCACCGCCTGGAAGAAGCCCTCGACCGTCCCGACCATCCCGGACGGCGCGACCGGCTTCGGCGTGCGGCTGCTGAACCGCATGGTTCAGGACAAGTACGAGGGTTGA